A single genomic interval of Arthrobacter methylotrophus harbors:
- a CDS encoding NRAMP family divalent metal transporter, which translates to MPARFGPPGRVVTVLDTNGPSLTREDVARSSDRARVSRARRSGKRHHLVWLLTGPGLLAMLGENDGPSMVSYAADGASYGTGFFLPFIVVLFAMAYICQEMAMRVGAVTHRGYGELVLQRYGRLWGWFGAVDLVLTNLVTLVSEFVAIRVGLAFFGLGAPVAAGLGVLLVVLTLTGGRYRRWERIVLGLAMFNGLFLVAAIMVHPDPGAIGEAFATWSPLPTGGLTTLLLLLTATIGATVTPWMIFFQQSASADKGITHHDLKHGRLDTAVGAGLAAVFGCAALIAGAVLFTHGGEAIQGLAGAGFPAALSAVAGTPVGTLFALGLIEAGAVAILTISASTAYAAGECIGVPASFNSSHRGAALFYGVNVTTALISAAVILIPGAPLLAIALNANVLATVLLPVTLLFLMMLANDSELMGKWANRRVTNILGTLVIVFIALCAAAYGIISFLQTIHLIPA; encoded by the coding sequence TTGCCGGCCCGTTTCGGTCCGCCGGGCCGGGTGGTGACCGTCTTGGATACCAACGGTCCGTCCCTGACACGGGAGGATGTTGCCCGGTCCTCTGACCGGGCACGGGTCAGCCGGGCACGGCGGTCCGGTAAGCGGCACCATCTGGTGTGGTTGCTGACCGGTCCGGGGCTGCTGGCCATGCTGGGGGAAAACGACGGACCGAGCATGGTCTCCTATGCCGCGGACGGGGCCAGCTACGGCACCGGGTTCTTCCTGCCCTTCATCGTTGTCCTTTTCGCGATGGCCTACATCTGCCAGGAAATGGCGATGCGGGTCGGCGCCGTGACGCACCGCGGGTACGGAGAACTCGTCCTGCAACGCTACGGCCGTCTCTGGGGATGGTTCGGAGCAGTGGACCTCGTGCTCACCAATCTGGTTACGTTGGTCTCCGAGTTCGTCGCCATCCGTGTCGGTCTGGCATTCTTCGGTCTGGGGGCGCCGGTCGCTGCCGGTTTGGGGGTTCTTCTGGTGGTCCTCACCCTGACGGGGGGACGGTACCGGCGCTGGGAGCGGATAGTTTTGGGACTGGCCATGTTCAACGGCCTGTTCCTGGTCGCTGCGATCATGGTCCACCCGGATCCGGGCGCCATCGGCGAAGCGTTCGCCACTTGGTCGCCCTTACCCACCGGCGGGCTCACAACGCTTCTCCTTCTACTGACCGCAACCATCGGGGCGACCGTCACACCCTGGATGATTTTCTTCCAGCAGAGCGCCTCCGCAGATAAAGGAATAACCCACCATGACCTCAAACACGGCCGTCTGGATACGGCGGTCGGGGCGGGACTGGCCGCGGTCTTTGGCTGCGCGGCCCTCATCGCCGGCGCGGTACTGTTCACCCACGGTGGCGAAGCTATCCAGGGCCTTGCCGGGGCAGGGTTCCCCGCCGCTCTCAGCGCCGTGGCGGGAACACCGGTAGGCACCCTCTTCGCCCTGGGCCTGATCGAAGCCGGGGCGGTAGCGATCCTGACCATCTCGGCCAGCACCGCGTACGCCGCCGGGGAATGCATCGGGGTCCCGGCCAGCTTCAACAGCTCCCACCGCGGCGCGGCGCTCTTCTACGGGGTCAACGTCACTACGGCCCTGATCTCGGCGGCAGTAATCCTGATCCCTGGTGCACCGCTGCTGGCCATTGCACTGAACGCGAATGTGCTGGCCACCGTCCTTCTGCCGGTCACGCTGCTCTTCCTGATGATGCTGGCCAATGACAGTGAGCTGATGGGCAAATGGGCGAACAGGCGCGTGACAAATATTCTCGGGACCCTGGTGATCGTTTTCATTGCCCTCTGTGCGGCCGCCTACGGAATCATCTCCTTCCTCCAGACCATCCACCTCATCCCGGCCTAA
- a CDS encoding NRAMP family divalent metal transporter, which produces MPTSITTGPQPTMPAAHKAPASLDSAHIGDIKGAFGTIKMDQEGSGSGWKAKLKTLLAVVGPGLIVMVGDNDAGAFGTYTQAGQNYGTSLLWTLLLLVPVLYVNQEMVLRLGVVTGVGHARLILERFGKFWGAFSVIDLFILNALTIVTEFIGISLGLDYLGIPKVVGVLVAAAVIVGAASTGSFKRFERVCMILVAGSLLLVPIIVMVHPGLGQMAHDFVVPGVPTGSDLSTVTLLIIGIVGTTIAPWQLFFQQSYLIDKRITPRFINYEKADLWIGIAIVIVGAGAIMGFTTATFSGQPEFGNFTDAGGVAEGLGKYVGKTAGVLFAVALIDASIIGAAAVGLSTSYALGDVLGLKHSLHRKFSDAKGFYAVFAGILLISAIVVLIPGAPLGLLTVGVQVLAGVLLPSATVFLLLLCNDKQVLGPWVNGKFLNIFTAFIIGILVILSLVLTSSVLFPDMTGGTIVAIIFIGAGACLLGCIAYVIYRALRPGPAREAVSHSERREWRMPPLTLLEAPKVSTARRAGLTVLRAYLLVAMILVIVRVVQLAIGG; this is translated from the coding sequence ATGCCCACGAGCATCACCACGGGTCCGCAGCCCACAATGCCTGCGGCACACAAAGCACCGGCGTCCCTTGATAGCGCGCACATCGGCGACATCAAGGGCGCCTTCGGCACCATCAAGATGGATCAGGAAGGATCCGGCAGCGGTTGGAAGGCCAAACTGAAGACTCTCCTGGCCGTCGTCGGTCCCGGCCTCATCGTGATGGTCGGAGACAACGACGCCGGAGCGTTCGGCACCTACACTCAGGCCGGCCAGAACTACGGCACGTCCCTGCTGTGGACGCTCCTGCTGCTGGTTCCTGTTCTCTATGTCAACCAGGAAATGGTGCTCAGGCTCGGCGTCGTCACAGGCGTTGGGCACGCACGCCTCATTCTGGAACGGTTCGGCAAGTTCTGGGGCGCGTTCAGCGTGATCGACTTGTTCATCCTGAACGCTCTGACTATCGTGACGGAATTTATCGGTATCAGCCTCGGCCTTGACTATCTGGGCATCCCGAAAGTCGTCGGCGTTCTCGTAGCGGCCGCCGTCATAGTCGGGGCAGCTTCCACGGGGTCCTTCAAGCGTTTCGAACGTGTCTGCATGATCCTCGTGGCAGGGTCCCTGTTGCTGGTTCCGATCATCGTGATGGTGCACCCGGGCCTGGGCCAGATGGCTCATGACTTCGTGGTCCCCGGTGTTCCTACTGGTTCGGATCTGTCAACAGTGACGCTGCTCATCATCGGAATCGTCGGCACCACCATTGCGCCGTGGCAGCTGTTCTTCCAGCAGTCCTACCTGATTGACAAGCGCATCACTCCGCGTTTCATCAACTACGAAAAGGCTGATCTTTGGATCGGTATCGCCATCGTCATTGTCGGCGCGGGGGCGATCATGGGATTCACAACCGCGACGTTCTCCGGCCAGCCTGAGTTTGGAAACTTCACCGACGCCGGAGGCGTGGCTGAGGGCCTGGGCAAGTATGTTGGAAAGACCGCCGGCGTGCTCTTCGCCGTCGCGCTGATTGATGCTTCGATCATCGGCGCCGCCGCCGTTGGTCTGTCCACCTCCTACGCGCTCGGTGATGTCCTTGGTCTGAAACACTCCCTGCACCGCAAGTTTTCCGATGCCAAGGGTTTCTACGCTGTCTTCGCCGGCATCCTGCTGATCTCGGCCATCGTCGTTCTGATTCCGGGAGCGCCACTTGGCCTGCTCACCGTCGGGGTCCAGGTGCTTGCCGGTGTGCTGCTGCCGTCCGCCACCGTGTTCCTGCTGTTGCTGTGTAACGACAAGCAAGTGCTCGGGCCATGGGTCAATGGCAAATTCCTGAACATCTTCACCGCGTTCATCATTGGGATCCTTGTGATCCTGTCCCTGGTCCTGACTTCCAGCGTGCTGTTCCCGGACATGACCGGAGGAACCATTGTCGCGATTATCTTCATCGGCGCAGGTGCGTGCCTGCTCGGCTGCATCGCTTACGTGATCTATCGTGCCTTGCGTCCCGGGCCCGCCCGCGAGGCCGTCAGCCACTCCGAGCGCCGCGAATGGAGGATGCCCCCGTTGACGCTCCTCGAGGCACCGAAAGTGTCCACAGCGCGCAGGGCCGGGCTCACGGTCCTGCGCGCCTACCTCCTGGTCGCGATGATCCTGGTCATTGTCCGTGTGGTTCAGCTGGCTATTGGCGGCTGA
- a CDS encoding magnesium transporter MgtE N-terminal domain-containing protein, whose translation MSTNGTSSAPRFMLSTLLRQPVLDSKGNQIGVLADVIVRLRDGVYPTLSGLVVSVGNTQIFTTVEDVAGIEAYGIRLRTTKLDLRPFSRREGEVLLQEDVLGHRLIDIERTIMVRAYDIELSQNADTWEATGLDVHKPRWFRTERSHKPHASRDWNQFLPLIGHKDSSKVRSDSARFRKMKPAQIADLIEDSSDKEQHELLAQVHKDPELEADVFEELDDDRQSRILKDRSDQDVADVLAHMRADDAADAVMDLPQERRKAILALLPPTQHAKVMALLGYHDATAGGLMGTDYTALPSTTTVAEAINSVRTATAQQPEALTTIYSLHPDGTLAGVIGLVQALQSSPSKTLGEVADPEPVSAQPGDDIIEVTTTMADFNLLTLPVLDAERRILGVITVDDALEAAIPDDWARREHNRAATGSNHVESETRTSH comes from the coding sequence ATGAGCACCAACGGCACTTCCAGCGCACCGCGCTTCATGCTTTCAACCCTCCTGCGCCAGCCCGTCCTCGACTCCAAAGGCAACCAGATCGGCGTCCTTGCCGACGTGATCGTCCGTCTTCGCGACGGGGTCTACCCCACACTCAGCGGTCTGGTCGTCAGTGTGGGCAACACCCAGATCTTCACGACCGTCGAGGACGTGGCAGGCATCGAGGCTTACGGCATCCGGCTGCGCACCACCAAGCTGGACCTGCGCCCCTTCAGCCGGCGCGAAGGCGAAGTCCTGCTCCAGGAAGACGTCCTCGGACACCGGCTCATCGACATTGAACGCACCATCATGGTCAGGGCCTACGACATCGAACTCAGCCAGAACGCAGACACTTGGGAGGCCACCGGACTCGACGTCCACAAGCCCCGGTGGTTCCGGACCGAGCGCAGCCACAAGCCCCACGCCTCCCGCGACTGGAACCAGTTCCTGCCCCTCATCGGTCACAAGGACTCCAGCAAGGTGCGCTCGGATTCTGCACGATTCCGCAAGATGAAGCCGGCCCAGATCGCTGACCTCATTGAAGACTCCTCTGACAAAGAACAGCACGAACTCCTGGCACAGGTACATAAGGATCCCGAGCTTGAGGCGGATGTCTTTGAGGAGCTCGATGACGACCGCCAGTCGCGGATCTTGAAGGACCGCAGTGACCAGGACGTCGCGGACGTATTGGCCCACATGCGCGCCGACGATGCCGCAGATGCTGTCATGGACCTGCCCCAGGAACGTCGCAAAGCGATCCTTGCCCTCCTGCCGCCAACCCAGCACGCCAAAGTCATGGCGCTCCTTGGCTACCATGACGCAACGGCCGGCGGACTGATGGGAACCGACTACACGGCCCTTCCCTCAACCACCACCGTCGCGGAGGCGATCAACAGTGTCCGAACTGCCACCGCCCAACAGCCGGAAGCACTGACAACTATCTATTCCCTCCACCCGGACGGAACACTCGCAGGCGTCATCGGCCTGGTCCAGGCTCTGCAATCCAGCCCGAGCAAGACCCTTGGCGAGGTGGCCGACCCCGAACCTGTCAGCGCACAACCCGGCGATGACATCATCGAAGTCACCACCACGATGGCCGACTTCAACCTGCTCACCCTCCCCGTACTGGATGCCGAACGCCGGATTCTCGGCGTTATCACCGTTGACGACGCCCTCGAAGCGGCGATCCCGGACGACTGGGCCCGCCGCGAACACAACCGCGCAGCTACCGGCAGCAACCACGTCGAGTCCGAAACACGCACCAGCCACTAG